In Perca fluviatilis chromosome 18, GENO_Pfluv_1.0, whole genome shotgun sequence, one genomic interval encodes:
- the LOC120547211 gene encoding homeobox-containing protein 1-like isoform X3, with product MSEFSEEPRFTIEQIDLLQRLRRTGMNKQEILHALNTLDRLDREHGDKFGRRTSSSSSSSSSCYGVGGANNTSASNTTTSFNNNNTASATATSSATCNGGESAAAGGDHSTATAAAASSSTASKISTATQTQFGSAGALSPSPSNSYDTSPPPGPPPPSAVLPSPVSLVALSQNGRDSLAATPNGKLSPPRYPVNSAAAARAFGFEATEEDLDIDDKVEELMRRDGSMVKEEIKAFLGNRRISQAVVAQVTGATLNMRPAPLPLEEMEWRQTPPPITTAPGTFRLRRGSRFTWRKECLAVMESYFNDNQYPDEAKREEIANACNAVIQKPGKKLSDLERVTSLKVYNWFANRRKEIKRRANIEATILESHGIDVQSPGGHSNSDDIDGNDFSEQACDLPYFDKRPLSRPFGLYRLEPTSPTQDDGAAHSEHQDPISLAVEMAAVNHTILALSRTGGVPSDIKTESLEDE from the exons ATGTCTGAGTTCAGCGAGGAGCCGCGCTTCACCATCGAGCAGATAGATCTGCTGCAGCGGCTGCGTCGCACCGGCATGAACAAGCAGGAGATCCTGCACGCGCTCAACACTCTGGACCGGCTGGACCGGGAGCACGGCGACAAGTTTGGCCGCCgcacctcttcttcctcctcctcctcctcgtcctgctACGGAGTGGGCGGGGCCAACAACACCTCTGCCTCCAACACTACTACATCGTTCAACAATAACAACACTGCCTCGGCAACCGCCACCTCTTCGGCGACGTGCAACGGCGGCGAGAGCGCCGCCGCCGGAGGCGATCACTCCACCGCCACCGCTGCCGCCGCCTCCTCGTCCACCGCCTCCAAAATCTCCACCGCCACGCAGACGCAGTTCGGCAGCGCGGGGGCGCTCTCGCCGTCGCCCAGCAACAGCTACGATACCTCCCCGCCCCCGGGCCCGCCGCCGCCTTCCGCCGTCTTGCCCTCGCCGGTCTCGCTGGTGGCTCTGTCGCAGAACGGGCGGGATAGCCTGGCCGCCACGCCCAACGGGAAGCTGTCCCCTCCCAGGTACCCAGTGAACAGCGCGGCGGCGGCGCGGGCGTTTGGGTTCGAGGCCACAGAGGAGGACCTGGACATCGACGATAAGGTGGAGGAGCTGATGAG GAGGGACGGCAGCATGGTGAAAGAGGAGATCAAAGCATTCCTGGGGAACAGGAGGATCTCTCAGGCAGTGGTGGCACAAGTTACCG GTGCCACTCTAAACATGCGGCCAGCTCCGTTACCTCTGGAGGAAATGGAGTGGAGGCAAACCCCACCCCCCATCACCACTGCCCCCGGAACCTTCCGGCTGCGTCGAGGAAGTCGCTTCACCTGGAGAAAAGAGTGCCTGGCTGTGATGGAGAG CTACTTCAACGACAACCAGTACCCAGATGAGGCCAAACGGGAGGAGATAGCAAACGCCTGCAATGCTGTTATTCAGAAGCCAG GAAAAAAGCTGTCTGATCTGGAGAGGGTTACCTCACTGAAAGTTTACAACTGGTTCGCCAACCGTCGCAAAGAGATCAAGAGACGGGCCAACATTG AAGCCACAATCCTGGAGAGTCATGGGATAGACGTCCAGAGTCCAGGGGGGCACTCTAACAGCGACGACATCGATGGGAACGACTTCTCAGAGCAG GCATGTGACCTGCCCTATTTTGACAAGAGACCTCTCAGCCGACCCTTTGGCCTTTACCGACTGGAGCCCACCTCGCCAACACAG GACGACGGCGCGGCGCACAGCGAGCACCAGGACCCCATCTCTCTGGCTGTGGAGATGGCCGCCGTCAACCACACCATCCTGGCCCTGTCCCGGACCGGGGGGGTGCCCAGCGACATCAAGACCGAGTCCCTGGAGGACGAATGA
- the LOC120547211 gene encoding homeobox-containing protein 1-like isoform X1 → MSEFSEEPRFTIEQIDLLQRLRRTGMNKQEILHALNTLDRLDREHGDKFGRRTSSSSSSSSSCYGVGGANNTSASNTTTSFNNNNTASATATSSATCNGGESAAAGGDHSTATAAAASSSTASKISTATQTQFGSAGALSPSPSNSYDTSPPPGPPPPSAVLPSPVSLVALSQNGRDSLAATPNGKLSPPRYPVNSAAAARAFGFEATEEDLDIDDKVEELMRRDGSMVKEEIKAFLGNRRISQAVVAQVTGISQSRISHWLLQHGSDLSEQKKRAFYRWYTLEKTTPGATLNMRPAPLPLEEMEWRQTPPPITTAPGTFRLRRGSRFTWRKECLAVMESYFNDNQYPDEAKREEIANACNAVIQKPGKKLSDLERVTSLKVYNWFANRRKEIKRRANIEATILESHGIDVQSPGGHSNSDDIDGNDFSEQACDLPYFDKRPLSRPFGLYRLEPTSPTQDDGAAHSEHQDPISLAVEMAAVNHTILALSRTGGVPSDIKTESLEDE, encoded by the exons ATGTCTGAGTTCAGCGAGGAGCCGCGCTTCACCATCGAGCAGATAGATCTGCTGCAGCGGCTGCGTCGCACCGGCATGAACAAGCAGGAGATCCTGCACGCGCTCAACACTCTGGACCGGCTGGACCGGGAGCACGGCGACAAGTTTGGCCGCCgcacctcttcttcctcctcctcctcctcgtcctgctACGGAGTGGGCGGGGCCAACAACACCTCTGCCTCCAACACTACTACATCGTTCAACAATAACAACACTGCCTCGGCAACCGCCACCTCTTCGGCGACGTGCAACGGCGGCGAGAGCGCCGCCGCCGGAGGCGATCACTCCACCGCCACCGCTGCCGCCGCCTCCTCGTCCACCGCCTCCAAAATCTCCACCGCCACGCAGACGCAGTTCGGCAGCGCGGGGGCGCTCTCGCCGTCGCCCAGCAACAGCTACGATACCTCCCCGCCCCCGGGCCCGCCGCCGCCTTCCGCCGTCTTGCCCTCGCCGGTCTCGCTGGTGGCTCTGTCGCAGAACGGGCGGGATAGCCTGGCCGCCACGCCCAACGGGAAGCTGTCCCCTCCCAGGTACCCAGTGAACAGCGCGGCGGCGGCGCGGGCGTTTGGGTTCGAGGCCACAGAGGAGGACCTGGACATCGACGATAAGGTGGAGGAGCTGATGAG GAGGGACGGCAGCATGGTGAAAGAGGAGATCAAAGCATTCCTGGGGAACAGGAGGATCTCTCAGGCAGTGGTGGCACAAGTTACCG GCATCAGCCAGAGCAGGATCTCCCATTGGCTACTACAGCACGGCTCCGACCTGAGTGAGCAGAAGAAGAGGGCCTTCTACCGCTGGTACACGCTGGAGAAAACCACGCCAG GTGCCACTCTAAACATGCGGCCAGCTCCGTTACCTCTGGAGGAAATGGAGTGGAGGCAAACCCCACCCCCCATCACCACTGCCCCCGGAACCTTCCGGCTGCGTCGAGGAAGTCGCTTCACCTGGAGAAAAGAGTGCCTGGCTGTGATGGAGAG CTACTTCAACGACAACCAGTACCCAGATGAGGCCAAACGGGAGGAGATAGCAAACGCCTGCAATGCTGTTATTCAGAAGCCAG GAAAAAAGCTGTCTGATCTGGAGAGGGTTACCTCACTGAAAGTTTACAACTGGTTCGCCAACCGTCGCAAAGAGATCAAGAGACGGGCCAACATTG AAGCCACAATCCTGGAGAGTCATGGGATAGACGTCCAGAGTCCAGGGGGGCACTCTAACAGCGACGACATCGATGGGAACGACTTCTCAGAGCAG GCATGTGACCTGCCCTATTTTGACAAGAGACCTCTCAGCCGACCCTTTGGCCTTTACCGACTGGAGCCCACCTCGCCAACACAG GACGACGGCGCGGCGCACAGCGAGCACCAGGACCCCATCTCTCTGGCTGTGGAGATGGCCGCCGTCAACCACACCATCCTGGCCCTGTCCCGGACCGGGGGGGTGCCCAGCGACATCAAGACCGAGTCCCTGGAGGACGAATGA
- the LOC120547211 gene encoding homeobox-containing protein 1-like isoform X2 has translation MSEFSEEPRFTIEQIDLLQRLRRTGMNKQEILHALNTLDRLDREHGDKFGRRTSSSSSSSSSCYGVGGANNTSASNTTTSFNNNNTASATATSSATCNGGESAAAGGDHSTATAAAASSSTASKISTATQTQFGSAGALSPSPSNSYDTSPPPGPPPPSAVLPSPVSLVALSQNGRDSLAATPNGKLSPPRYPVNSAAAARAFGFEATEEDLDIDDKVEELMRRDGSMVKEEIKAFLGNRRISQAVVAQVTGISQSRISHWLLQHGSDLSEQKKRAFYRWYTLEKTTPGATLNMRPAPLPLEEMEWRQTPPPITTAPGTFRLRRGSRFTWRKECLAVMESYFNDNQYPDEAKREEIANACNAVIQKPGKKLSDLERVTSLKVYNWFANRRKEIKRRANIATILESHGIDVQSPGGHSNSDDIDGNDFSEQACDLPYFDKRPLSRPFGLYRLEPTSPTQDDGAAHSEHQDPISLAVEMAAVNHTILALSRTGGVPSDIKTESLEDE, from the exons ATGTCTGAGTTCAGCGAGGAGCCGCGCTTCACCATCGAGCAGATAGATCTGCTGCAGCGGCTGCGTCGCACCGGCATGAACAAGCAGGAGATCCTGCACGCGCTCAACACTCTGGACCGGCTGGACCGGGAGCACGGCGACAAGTTTGGCCGCCgcacctcttcttcctcctcctcctcctcgtcctgctACGGAGTGGGCGGGGCCAACAACACCTCTGCCTCCAACACTACTACATCGTTCAACAATAACAACACTGCCTCGGCAACCGCCACCTCTTCGGCGACGTGCAACGGCGGCGAGAGCGCCGCCGCCGGAGGCGATCACTCCACCGCCACCGCTGCCGCCGCCTCCTCGTCCACCGCCTCCAAAATCTCCACCGCCACGCAGACGCAGTTCGGCAGCGCGGGGGCGCTCTCGCCGTCGCCCAGCAACAGCTACGATACCTCCCCGCCCCCGGGCCCGCCGCCGCCTTCCGCCGTCTTGCCCTCGCCGGTCTCGCTGGTGGCTCTGTCGCAGAACGGGCGGGATAGCCTGGCCGCCACGCCCAACGGGAAGCTGTCCCCTCCCAGGTACCCAGTGAACAGCGCGGCGGCGGCGCGGGCGTTTGGGTTCGAGGCCACAGAGGAGGACCTGGACATCGACGATAAGGTGGAGGAGCTGATGAG GAGGGACGGCAGCATGGTGAAAGAGGAGATCAAAGCATTCCTGGGGAACAGGAGGATCTCTCAGGCAGTGGTGGCACAAGTTACCG GCATCAGCCAGAGCAGGATCTCCCATTGGCTACTACAGCACGGCTCCGACCTGAGTGAGCAGAAGAAGAGGGCCTTCTACCGCTGGTACACGCTGGAGAAAACCACGCCAG GTGCCACTCTAAACATGCGGCCAGCTCCGTTACCTCTGGAGGAAATGGAGTGGAGGCAAACCCCACCCCCCATCACCACTGCCCCCGGAACCTTCCGGCTGCGTCGAGGAAGTCGCTTCACCTGGAGAAAAGAGTGCCTGGCTGTGATGGAGAG CTACTTCAACGACAACCAGTACCCAGATGAGGCCAAACGGGAGGAGATAGCAAACGCCTGCAATGCTGTTATTCAGAAGCCAG GAAAAAAGCTGTCTGATCTGGAGAGGGTTACCTCACTGAAAGTTTACAACTGGTTCGCCAACCGTCGCAAAGAGATCAAGAGACGGGCCAACATTG CCACAATCCTGGAGAGTCATGGGATAGACGTCCAGAGTCCAGGGGGGCACTCTAACAGCGACGACATCGATGGGAACGACTTCTCAGAGCAG GCATGTGACCTGCCCTATTTTGACAAGAGACCTCTCAGCCGACCCTTTGGCCTTTACCGACTGGAGCCCACCTCGCCAACACAG GACGACGGCGCGGCGCACAGCGAGCACCAGGACCCCATCTCTCTGGCTGTGGAGATGGCCGCCGTCAACCACACCATCCTGGCCCTGTCCCGGACCGGGGGGGTGCCCAGCGACATCAAGACCGAGTCCCTGGAGGACGAATGA